From a region of the Xanthomonas rydalmerensis genome:
- the cysI gene encoding assimilatory sulfite reductase (NADPH) hemoprotein subunit yields MSHSVEDIKHKSQRLRGSLLQSLADPVTGALREDDQTLIKYHGSYQQDDRDLREERRRQKLEPAYQFMIRTRTPGGVVEPAQWLKLDAIATTYGNHSLRITTRQAFQFHGVIKRELKATMQAINAALIDTLAACGDVNRNVQVAANPLASQAHATLYADAARVSEHLLPNTRAYYEIWLDEEQVAGSGQEDEPIYGNAYLPRKFKIGFALPPVNDVDVFANDLGFIGVLDADGTLAGYNVSLGGGMGASHGDAETYPRVANVVGFIDRAQLLDVATAVVTTQRDLGNRTVRKRARFKYTIDDHGLDTVVAEIERRAGVRLQPVRAFAFEHNGDRDGWNEGEDGRWHLTLSLPAGRIADHADGAQHLSGLRAIAAHLRDAGDGAHFRMTANQNLVIAGIPAAQRAAIDALVRAHALDAGNRAPTALARAAMACVALPTCGLAMAEAERYLPAFAAQLQPLLARHGLEDAPILLRLSGCPNGCSRPYLAEIALVGKAPGRYNLMLGGDHRGQRLNTLYRENIAEPEILAALEPLFARYASERGADERFGDFLHRTGVVELPAYPTHRHLIPSELHA; encoded by the coding sequence ATGTCCCATTCCGTCGAAGACATCAAGCACAAAAGCCAGCGGCTGCGCGGGTCGCTGCTGCAGAGCCTGGCCGATCCGGTCACCGGGGCGCTGCGCGAGGACGATCAGACCCTGATCAAGTACCACGGCAGCTACCAGCAGGACGACCGCGATCTGCGCGAGGAGCGGCGCCGGCAGAAGCTGGAGCCGGCCTACCAGTTCATGATCCGCACGCGCACCCCGGGCGGGGTGGTGGAGCCGGCGCAGTGGCTCAAGCTCGATGCCATCGCCACCACCTACGGCAACCACTCGCTGCGCATCACCACGCGCCAGGCATTCCAGTTCCACGGGGTGATCAAGCGCGAACTGAAGGCGACCATGCAGGCGATCAACGCCGCGCTGATCGACACGCTGGCCGCCTGCGGCGACGTCAACCGCAACGTGCAGGTCGCCGCCAATCCGCTGGCCTCGCAGGCGCATGCCACGCTCTATGCCGATGCCGCGCGCGTGTCCGAACACCTGCTGCCCAACACCCGCGCCTACTACGAGATCTGGCTGGACGAGGAGCAGGTCGCCGGCAGCGGCCAGGAGGACGAGCCGATCTACGGCAACGCCTACCTGCCGCGCAAGTTCAAGATCGGCTTCGCACTGCCGCCGGTCAACGACGTCGACGTGTTCGCCAACGACCTGGGGTTCATCGGCGTGCTCGACGCCGACGGCACCCTGGCCGGCTACAACGTCAGCCTCGGCGGCGGCATGGGCGCCAGCCACGGCGACGCGGAGACCTACCCGCGCGTGGCCAACGTGGTCGGCTTCATCGACCGCGCGCAGTTGCTCGACGTCGCCACCGCCGTGGTCACCACCCAGCGCGACCTGGGCAACCGCACGGTGCGCAAGCGCGCACGCTTCAAATACACCATCGACGACCACGGCCTGGACACGGTAGTGGCGGAGATCGAGCGCCGCGCCGGCGTGCGCCTGCAGCCGGTGCGCGCCTTCGCCTTCGAGCACAACGGCGACCGCGACGGCTGGAACGAAGGCGAAGATGGCCGCTGGCACCTGACCCTGTCGCTGCCGGCCGGGCGTATCGCCGACCACGCCGACGGCGCGCAGCACCTCAGCGGCCTGCGCGCGATCGCCGCGCACCTGCGCGACGCCGGCGACGGTGCGCACTTCCGCATGACCGCCAACCAGAACCTGGTGATCGCCGGCATTCCCGCCGCGCAACGCGCCGCGATCGACGCGCTGGTGCGCGCGCACGCGCTGGACGCCGGCAACCGCGCGCCCACCGCGCTGGCGCGCGCGGCGATGGCCTGCGTGGCCCTGCCGACCTGCGGCCTGGCGATGGCCGAGGCCGAGCGCTATCTCCCGGCCTTCGCCGCGCAGCTGCAACCGTTGCTGGCCCGCCACGGCCTGGAAGACGCGCCGATCCTGCTGCGCCTCTCGGGCTGCCCGAACGGCTGTTCGCGGCCGTACCTGGCCGAGATCGCCCTGGTCGGCAAGGCACCCGGCCGCTACAACCTGATGCTCGGCGGCGACCACCGCGGCCAGCGCCTCAACACCCTGTACCGCGAGAACATCGCCGAGCCGGAGATCCTCGCCGCGCTGGAACCGCTGTTCGCACGCTATGCCAGCGAACGCGGCGCGGACGAGCGCTTCGGCGATTTCCTGCATCGCACCGGCGTGGTCGAACTGCCCGCCTACCCCACCCACCGTCACCTGATTCCGTCGGAACTGCACGCATGA